DNA from Lactobacillus sp. ESL0791:
TTCACCTAAAACCTATTTTAGCATATTGCAGGCAAGTATCAGGCAATAAAATAGGTGTCAGCAAGGCAATCACGGCAAAAAAAGACTAGCGCAGAAATAAATCTTGGCTAGCCTTTGCTATTTTAAATAGATTTTCTTTTATCATTTGCGCTTGGCGGCTTAAGCAAACCTATAAGACCAGCATCCATCATAATTAATCCAGCACTGATCCGTTGCTCAGTAATCATGGTCAATATTGCTCCGCAAATAAGCGTAATACCAAGGACTTAATCCCATTTTTGCGCTTGCGTCATCTTTTCTTTAATGACTGCTTTTTCTTTAGCAATTTTTTTATTAAATGAGCAAATAAAAATTAGTAAGCCGAGGACAACAAAAATGCTTAAGGAAATATAACGAAAGTTTCCTTTTACAGTAAGATAATACACAATGCCGATAATAATTTGCAGTAAGGCAAAGACTTGCAGTGCTTGTTTCTTGGTTAATTTGTTTACAAACATAGTTCGCACTTCCTTTAAAAATATGTAGCTAAGTATAATCTTAACCTGATTTTTTACAAGATAATTGTTAGGTTACTATTTGTATAATTAATCTTTAGGGAGCTAAATCTGCCCTATTGCGAATTGTGAAAAATACACTGGTTCTACAAAGCTAGTTTTGTTTCTTGTGGTTTCTTTTAGCTAAAGTTTCGTTGATTTTTTTAACTCGGAGATAACTCATCAGTATCAGGACGATCCAGACAAAAACATAAATAGTAATGAAAATAAGCCAGAAGATAACTGAATGCAGGGCCAGCACCAGTTTGCCTTCATAAGCGGTGGCGGCAAGGACAATTAATAAAGTAAGGCCAAAGTGTAGTAGCAGCCTAACAATAGGGAAGTTGTCAGTTTGCAGAATTTCCGACAGCATACCGATTAACGCGCTCATTACAATAACTGTCAGAATATTTTTTTGACTGGGAAAAGTTGCGGGCGTTTTAAACAATAGGAGCATCAAATATGCAAATGCGCCAAAGCCAATCCCATAAATTGCTTCCGATAATATTCGTTTCATCTGGGCCTCCTATATTCCTAAAAAATTCATCAAGTCTTTGACGTATT
Protein-coding regions in this window:
- a CDS encoding DUF3021 family protein; amino-acid sequence: MKRILSEAIYGIGFGAFAYLMLLLFKTPATFPSQKNILTVIVMSALIGMLSEILQTDNFPIVRLLLHFGLTLLIVLAATAYEGKLVLALHSVIFWLIFITIYVFVWIVLILMSYLRVKKINETLAKRNHKKQN